Below is a window of Vibrio gazogenes DNA.
ATACCAGAACCATCATGGCGGTGGTCACTGGGGAAATCAATGTTCCGAATGCCAGCGTTATGATCACCGTGGGATGTTTCGAACATTCAACCTGACGCCAGAGCAGCAAAATCAACTGACAGCACTCCGACAAAAACATTGGGAGCAAAGGCAGACTCGGATGCAAAATTATCATCAAGAGATGGCGCCTATTTTACTGGCAAAAAGTTTTGATGAGAAAGCCGCTCAGAAATTGGCTGGCAAAATGGAAAACGTGCGCATTGACCGGCGCGTAGAGATGATGCGCCAACGGCATGATATGTTGAATATTTTGACACCGGAACAACAAGAACAATGGCAGAAAATGTTTCAAGAAAAACCATTCGGTCGTATGACAGGACCGGGTCAAGGCGGTGGTCCTCGCGCCATGATGAACCAATGATAGAAGCACATTCGCGTTTTTTGAGGGAATGTTGAGCATGGTGAAAACAGCATGTGTTTGGATAGCGCTTTGATGAAAGCGATGATGTCTGTGAAGCAACATGGCGTCAGTGAAGAAAGAGGTGACAGGGATGCACCT
It encodes the following:
- a CDS encoding Spy/CpxP family protein refolding chaperone; protein product: MNTLTKVILTAVVLPFTLGSMNVFAGYQNHHGGGHWGNQCSECQRYDHRGMFRTFNLTPEQQNQLTALRQKHWEQRQTRMQNYHQEMAPILLAKSFDEKAAQKLAGKMENVRIDRRVEMMRQRHDMLNILTPEQQEQWQKMFQEKPFGRMTGPGQGGGPRAMMNQ